A window of Chitinophaga sp. MM2321 contains these coding sequences:
- a CDS encoding DUF3857 domain-containing protein → MVKLLQLVACLLLAMSCAPVFAGGPVYPVNTIPDSLKKDAHLVKRFEEFTLNIVDLQKVRINHHYILTVLDEEGAKYTQLQERYSKQIEVRSISGALYDASGKLMTRLKQSSIQDIGQQRDGSLMTDTRYKVHQFSNSVYPYTVEYEVEQQFNYSYSLPFWIAQDYRDGAVEQARFIVNAPADYKLRYHTFSNIGEPVITTEKERKLYKWEVHNIPVGRREVFSESWYRLTPGVELAPSNFEWGRYKGSMNTWEDFGQFGYQLNEGRDVLPDAMKQKVSELVAGLSTKEEKIRVLYRYLQQNYRYISIQLGIGGLQTFDAKTVAANGYGDCKALSNYMMAMLKEAGIKSNCVWVKAGEGDIRLDESFPHDGFNHVILCVPGVKDTTWLECTDNTLPAGYLSGFTAGRPVLILDEKGPQLIHTPASNMDMNQQRRSIHAVLDEKGNMKVDAVTTRTGLEQDDLHSRLHQLSKEQQLERLRSSLNIASYDVTGYECTEAETANPSIEEHMQLACNNYATVTGKRIFLTPNMLNRSIPKLEPDEDRISDIQLNYEYRHVDSVSITIPQGYKAEALPAPVMISGKFGNYVATTAVNGNTVTYIRTIQHKSGIFPAADFPELVTFYNGIFRADRSRVVLVKDQD, encoded by the coding sequence ATGGTAAAGCTGTTGCAGTTAGTTGCCTGTTTGTTACTGGCAATGTCATGTGCGCCTGTCTTTGCGGGCGGCCCCGTATACCCCGTAAATACAATTCCCGATTCGTTAAAAAAGGATGCACACCTGGTAAAAAGATTTGAAGAGTTTACACTGAATATTGTTGACCTGCAAAAGGTGCGTATTAACCACCACTATATATTGACGGTACTGGATGAAGAAGGTGCGAAATATACGCAGCTGCAGGAGAGATATAGTAAACAGATAGAAGTCAGATCAATCAGCGGGGCTTTATATGATGCCTCAGGAAAGCTGATGACACGATTAAAACAAAGTAGCATTCAGGATATAGGCCAGCAGAGAGATGGTAGCTTGATGACGGATACACGATATAAGGTGCATCAGTTTAGCAACAGCGTATATCCGTATACGGTAGAATACGAAGTGGAACAGCAGTTTAACTATTCCTACAGTCTTCCTTTCTGGATAGCGCAGGATTACAGGGATGGTGCCGTGGAGCAGGCACGCTTCATCGTAAATGCGCCTGCGGACTATAAGCTACGGTATCATACTTTCAGCAACATCGGAGAACCGGTAATAACAACAGAGAAGGAGCGGAAATTATATAAATGGGAAGTGCATAATATTCCTGTTGGCAGGCGGGAAGTATTTTCAGAAAGCTGGTACCGCCTTACGCCAGGTGTAGAGCTGGCGCCCAGTAATTTTGAATGGGGCCGCTATAAAGGCAGTATGAACACCTGGGAAGACTTCGGCCAGTTTGGTTATCAGTTGAATGAAGGGCGCGATGTATTGCCGGATGCCATGAAGCAAAAGGTGAGTGAACTGGTAGCAGGTCTCTCCACAAAGGAAGAAAAGATCCGGGTACTTTACAGGTACCTGCAACAAAACTATCGTTACATCAGTATTCAGCTGGGCATAGGAGGACTACAGACATTTGATGCTAAAACAGTGGCAGCAAACGGCTATGGCGATTGTAAAGCATTGTCTAATTATATGATGGCGATGCTGAAGGAGGCAGGCATCAAATCCAATTGTGTGTGGGTGAAGGCTGGTGAAGGAGATATCCGGTTGGACGAAAGTTTTCCGCACGATGGATTTAACCACGTTATTTTGTGCGTTCCCGGCGTCAAAGATACCACCTGGCTGGAGTGTACTGATAATACCTTACCTGCGGGTTATCTCAGCGGTTTTACTGCTGGCCGGCCCGTACTTATTTTAGATGAGAAAGGCCCCCAACTGATACATACACCTGCCAGCAATATGGACATGAACCAGCAACGCAGGAGCATTCATGCTGTACTGGATGAAAAAGGCAATATGAAGGTGGACGCAGTTACTACGCGAACAGGTCTGGAGCAGGATGATCTTCACAGCCGTCTCCATCAACTCAGTAAAGAGCAGCAGCTGGAGCGGTTGCGTAGCAGTCTGAATATAGCCAGCTACGATGTGACAGGATATGAATGTACGGAAGCTGAAACAGCAAACCCCTCCATAGAAGAGCATATGCAGCTTGCCTGCAACAACTATGCAACGGTAACGGGCAAACGAATATTCCTGACACCCAATATGTTAAACAGGAGCATCCCGAAGCTGGAACCTGATGAAGACCGCATATCTGATATTCAGCTTAATTATGAATACCGCCATGTGGATTCTGTGAGCATCACCATTCCACAGGGCTACAAGGCGGAGGCACTACCCGCACCGGTTATGATTTCAGGTAAATTCGGCAACTACGTGGCTACTACTGCTGTTAATGGTAATACAGTCACCTATATACGCACTATACAGCATAAATCAGGCATCTTCCCTGCTGCTGATTTCCCTGAGTTGGTAACCTTTTATAACGGTATTTTCAGGGCAGACAGGAGCAGGGTGGTGCTGGTCAAAGACCAGGATTAA
- a CDS encoding OmpA family protein — protein MSFDLLESAKSLFNNNVVSQASSQLGESEGGIQKALGGIVPMVLAGLLNKAGSTGDTGGLLDMLKGVAGDASPTAITSALQGGGGGLVAKGGDLLRSLFGDKITAITGMLSTFAGIKESSASTLLQTAAPATLGVAGQHAIQNNLTPSSFLTYLNTQKDKILGAVPGGLNLAGILGLTSLGDLGKKLGNLTAGLGGGAAGVANTTINSVKQGSSSRWLWSLLLILVAIILLWYLMKGCGGTRHDSTLVTDSVTTSQLADSAVMNVTEGGPVVTRESIQVTLPDGTVLQAYKGGIEDQLVTFLKDDAQKAGKDVWFDFDNLNFKTGSADLTEESMKQVSNIAAILKAFPKSKIKIGGYTDRTGDSTLNLNLSKDRAESVVSALKRLNADAQQLLGAEGYGSQFAKAAADAPDADRKKDRHISVSVREK, from the coding sequence ATGTCATTCGACTTACTAGAAAGTGCCAAAAGTCTTTTTAACAACAATGTCGTTAGCCAGGCTTCCTCTCAGCTGGGAGAAAGTGAGGGCGGCATACAGAAAGCCTTGGGAGGGATTGTACCGATGGTATTGGCGGGGCTGTTGAACAAAGCAGGGTCTACCGGCGATACAGGTGGCTTGCTGGATATGCTGAAAGGTGTAGCCGGAGATGCCAGTCCTACTGCGATCACCAGCGCACTGCAAGGTGGGGGTGGTGGCCTGGTGGCCAAGGGAGGTGATTTATTACGTAGTCTTTTTGGAGATAAAATAACTGCTATCACCGGCATGCTGTCCACCTTTGCCGGTATCAAGGAATCATCAGCCAGCACCTTATTGCAAACTGCGGCTCCTGCAACACTGGGCGTTGCAGGGCAACATGCCATTCAAAACAATCTCACACCCAGCTCTTTTCTTACTTATCTCAACACCCAAAAAGATAAAATACTGGGAGCTGTACCTGGTGGTCTTAACCTGGCCGGTATCCTGGGTCTGACAAGTCTTGGTGACCTGGGCAAAAAACTGGGTAACCTCACAGCGGGTCTTGGTGGCGGAGCTGCCGGGGTAGCCAATACCACCATCAATAGCGTTAAACAGGGCAGCAGCAGCCGTTGGCTGTGGTCTTTACTCCTGATTCTGGTGGCCATTATCCTGTTATGGTACCTGATGAAAGGTTGCGGCGGCACCAGGCACGACAGCACCCTCGTGACTGACAGCGTCACCACCAGTCAACTGGCCGATTCCGCCGTAATGAATGTAACGGAAGGCGGTCCGGTTGTCACCCGTGAAAGCATCCAGGTAACATTGCCCGATGGAACAGTACTACAGGCATACAAAGGTGGTATTGAAGATCAACTTGTCACCTTCCTGAAAGACGATGCGCAGAAAGCCGGCAAAGATGTATGGTTTGATTTTGATAACCTCAATTTCAAAACAGGCAGTGCTGACTTAACCGAAGAAAGCATGAAACAGGTAAGCAATATTGCCGCCATCCTGAAAGCATTTCCCAAATCAAAAATAAAAATTGGCGGCTACACCGACCGTACCGGCGACAGCACCCTGAACCTGAATCTGTCGAAGGACCGTGCCGAATCAGTAGTCTCCGCCCTGAAAAGATTAAATGCAGATGCCCAACAACTGCTGGGCGCCGAAGGATACGGTTCACAATTTGCCAAAGCAGCCGCAGATGCACCGGATGCAGACAGAAAGAAAGACCGGCATATTTCGGTGAGTGTAAGGGAAAAATAA
- a CDS encoding alkene reductase, with the protein MNKLLTPYHKNGLRLKNHLVMAPMTRSRAIDNIPNDLMKEYYSQRTGAGLIITEGTAPTPDALGYPRIPGIFSKAQIAGWKKIVTAVHEGNSKFFMQLMHTGRIGHQDNLPEGAELVGASSIKAAGQVYTDTKGPQDHSEPKTLTTAGVKSIIQGHITAARNAIEAGFDGIELHGANGYLIEQFLHPQINNRTDEYGGSIEKRAALAIELARGISDAIGKEKVGIRFSPYSTLSDLQPYAVDEVHDTYVYLATEMDKIGIAYLHIAVAAQIPQKTFDAIRSAFKGTIIICNGLTPATAAQTLENGFADLVAFGRAFLANPDLDKRIAKNAALNAPDFATAYTAGATGYTDYPFLA; encoded by the coding sequence ATGAACAAGCTTTTAACGCCTTATCATAAGAACGGACTAAGGCTAAAGAACCACCTGGTGATGGCGCCTATGACCCGCAGCAGGGCTATCGATAATATACCGAATGACCTTATGAAGGAATATTATAGCCAACGCACAGGCGCCGGACTGATTATTACGGAAGGAACTGCCCCAACACCCGATGCACTGGGCTATCCACGCATACCTGGCATCTTTAGTAAAGCACAGATAGCAGGATGGAAAAAAATTGTCACAGCAGTACATGAAGGAAATAGCAAATTTTTCATGCAGTTGATGCATACAGGGCGTATTGGTCACCAGGATAATTTACCTGAAGGCGCGGAACTGGTTGGAGCATCGTCCATCAAAGCGGCTGGTCAGGTATACACAGATACGAAAGGTCCGCAGGATCATTCAGAACCCAAAACACTCACCACAGCAGGTGTTAAATCAATTATCCAGGGCCACATAACAGCTGCCAGGAATGCCATAGAAGCTGGTTTCGATGGTATTGAACTCCATGGCGCCAATGGTTACCTGATAGAACAGTTCTTACATCCGCAAATCAATAACCGCACAGACGAATACGGCGGCAGTATTGAAAAACGTGCGGCATTGGCCATAGAACTGGCCAGGGGGATTTCAGACGCGATTGGTAAAGAGAAGGTGGGCATACGCTTTTCGCCATATTCCACACTCAGTGATTTACAGCCCTATGCAGTAGACGAAGTACATGATACCTATGTGTATCTTGCTACAGAGATGGATAAAATAGGTATCGCCTATCTGCACATTGCAGTAGCTGCCCAGATCCCTCAAAAAACTTTTGATGCCATCCGTTCCGCATTTAAAGGAACTATTATCATATGCAACGGGCTTACCCCTGCAACAGCAGCACAGACGCTGGAAAATGGGTTTGCAGACCTGGTTGCCTTTGGAAGGGCATTTCTGGCCAATCCCGATCTGGACAAGCGCATCGCCAAAAATGCCGCGCTGAATGCACCTGATTTTGCCACCGCCTATACCGCGGGTGCTACGGGTTATACAGACTATCCTTTTTTGGCTTAA